One part of the Pseudopipra pipra isolate bDixPip1 chromosome 3, bDixPip1.hap1, whole genome shotgun sequence genome encodes these proteins:
- the MPV17 gene encoding protein Mpv17 isoform X3: MLHLLRGPRCSAGLSAGSEELQLGWSRRGQSRLRHPEAGEQQQHWGRGPSHGQGMRGSHPPEWAVLVAGALMGAGDVIAQQLVERRGLRGHHGPRTLKMMAIGFCFVGPVVGSWYRILDRLVPGNTKVVAVKKMVLDQDYTDALMTNYCVSADLATRADCKLLLRAPAAQAGCRPVCCHRLELLPVLESKSDVRQKPCPTPVPSLCAA, from the exons ATGCTGCACCTCCTGAGAGGCCCGAGGTGCTCAGCAGGGCTCAGTGCAGgcagtgaggagctgcagctgggatggagccggcggggccagAGCAGGCTCAGGCATCCCGAggcaggggagcagcagcagcactggggcagggggcccagccatgggcagggcatGCGGGGGTCTCACCCACCTGAATGGGCTGTGCTGGTCGCAGGGGCCCTCATGGGAGCTGGGGATGTGATCGCACAGCAGCTGGTGGAGCGGCGGGGGCTGCGTGGGCACCATGGCCCCCGCACCCTGAAAATGATGGCCATTGGCTTCTGCTTCGTG GGCCCCGTTGTGGGCAGCTGGTACAGGATCCTGGATCGGCTCGTCCCGGGGAACACAAAAGTCGTGGCTGTCAAGAAGATGGTTCTGGACCAG GACTACACAGATGCCCTGATGACCAACTACTGTGTGAGTGCTG aTCTGGCCACCCGTGCAGATTGCAAACTTCTACTTCGTGCCCCTGCAGCACAG gctgGCTGTCGTCCAGTGTGTTGCCATCGTCTGGAACTGCTACCTGTCCTGGAAAGCAAATCGGATGTGAGGCAGAAGCCGTGtcccacccctgtccccagcctgtgcgCTGCCTGA
- the MPV17 gene encoding protein Mpv17 isoform X4 — MAALWRGCGRRLARRPGAAQALTAGALMGAGDVIAQQLVERRGLRGHHGPRTLKMMAIGFCFVGPVVGSWYRILDRLVPGNTKVVAVKKMVLDQGGFAPCFLGCFLAITGAMNGLSVQDNWSKIQQDYTDALMTNYCVSADLATRADCKLLLRAPAAQAGCRPVCCHRLELLPVLESKSDVRQKPCPTPVPSLCAA; from the exons ATGGCGGCGCTGTGGAGGGGCTGCGGGCGGCGGCTGGCGCGGCGGCCCGGGGCGGCACAGGCGCTCACCGCCG GGGCCCTCATGGGAGCTGGGGATGTGATCGCACAGCAGCTGGTGGAGCGGCGGGGGCTGCGTGGGCACCATGGCCCCCGCACCCTGAAAATGATGGCCATTGGCTTCTGCTTCGTG GGCCCCGTTGTGGGCAGCTGGTACAGGATCCTGGATCGGCTCGTCCCGGGGAACACAAAAGTCGTGGCTGTCAAGAAGATGGTTCTGGACCAG GGGGGCTTCGCCCCGTGTTTCCTTGGCTGCTTCCTGGCCATCACGGGGGCCATGAACGGGCTGTCGGTGCAGGATAACTGGTCCAAGATCCAGCAG GACTACACAGATGCCCTGATGACCAACTACTGTGTGAGTGCTG aTCTGGCCACCCGTGCAGATTGCAAACTTCTACTTCGTGCCCCTGCAGCACAG gctgGCTGTCGTCCAGTGTGTTGCCATCGTCTGGAACTGCTACCTGTCCTGGAAAGCAAATCGGATGTGAGGCAGAAGCCGTGtcccacccctgtccccagcctgtgcgCTGCCTGA
- the UCN gene encoding urocortin, with amino-acid sequence MTQGTCWHRSRDRRAPLAGAGTEPERRPPRAGRARSAPPPGTRSPPPRCPPSRPPLPPPAAPCVPGADVSPGSGADITPGRAAGSAPAGRTALAPAPAATGDGHSAPGSEGPRMRRALLTLLLLLARSPPVAALPATTDGSVPAAGIGARGRPLWPPLAPPAPGQWRGRRDEPPLSIDLTFHLLRHLLLLARAQSQRARADSNRRILDAVGR; translated from the exons ATGACCCAAGGCACCTGCTGGCACCGGTCGCGGGACCGCCGAGCCCCTTTGGCGGGCGCCGGAACGGAACCGGAGCGGCGGCCCCCGAGAGCGGGGAGAGCACGGTCTGCCCCGCCGCCGGGgacccgctccccgccgccccggtgccccccctcccgccccccgctcccgccccccgccgccccgtgCGTGCCCGGCGCTGACGTCAGCCCGGGCTCCGGGGCCGATATAACCCCCGGGCGCGCCGCCGGCTCAGCTCCCGCGGGACGGACCGCGCTCGCACCGGCACCGGCAGCGACAGGGGACGGGCACAGCGCACCGG GTTCGGAGGGACCGAGGATGCGGCGGGCGCTGCTcactctcctgctgctgctcgcCCGCTCGCCGCCCGTCGCCGCCCTCCCCGCCACCACCGACGGCTCCGTCCCGGCGGCCGGGATCGGGGCTCGGGGCCGCCCGCTCTGGCCGCCGCTGGCGCCGCCGGCCCCGGGGCAGTGGAGAGGGCGGCGGGACGAGCCGCCGCTTTCCATCGACCTCACCTTCCACCTCCTACGGCACCTCCTGCTCCTCGCCCGCGCCCAGAGCCAGCGCGCCCGCGCCGACTCCAACCGCCGCATCCTCGACGCCGTGGGACGCTGA
- the MPV17 gene encoding protein Mpv17 isoform X2 produces MLHLLRGPRCSAGLSAGSEELQLGWSRRGQSRLRHPEAGEQQQHWGRGPSHGQGMRGSHPPEWAVLVAGALMGAGDVIAQQLVERRGLRGHHGPRTLKMMAIGFCFVGPVVGSWYRILDRLVPGNTKVVAVKKMVLDQGGFAPCFLGCFLAITGAMNGLSVQDNWSKIQQDYTDALMTNYCIWPPVQIANFYFVPLQHRLAVVQCVAIVWNCYLSWKANRM; encoded by the exons ATGCTGCACCTCCTGAGAGGCCCGAGGTGCTCAGCAGGGCTCAGTGCAGgcagtgaggagctgcagctgggatggagccggcggggccagAGCAGGCTCAGGCATCCCGAggcaggggagcagcagcagcactggggcagggggcccagccatgggcagggcatGCGGGGGTCTCACCCACCTGAATGGGCTGTGCTGGTCGCAGGGGCCCTCATGGGAGCTGGGGATGTGATCGCACAGCAGCTGGTGGAGCGGCGGGGGCTGCGTGGGCACCATGGCCCCCGCACCCTGAAAATGATGGCCATTGGCTTCTGCTTCGTG GGCCCCGTTGTGGGCAGCTGGTACAGGATCCTGGATCGGCTCGTCCCGGGGAACACAAAAGTCGTGGCTGTCAAGAAGATGGTTCTGGACCAG GGGGGCTTCGCCCCGTGTTTCCTTGGCTGCTTCCTGGCCATCACGGGGGCCATGAACGGGCTGTCGGTGCAGGATAACTGGTCCAAGATCCAGCAG GACTACACAGATGCCCTGATGACCAACTACTGT aTCTGGCCACCCGTGCAGATTGCAAACTTCTACTTCGTGCCCCTGCAGCACAG gctgGCTGTCGTCCAGTGTGTTGCCATCGTCTGGAACTGCTACCTGTCCTGGAAAGCAAATCGGATGTGA
- the MPV17 gene encoding protein Mpv17 isoform X6: protein MAALWRGCGRRLARRPGAAQALTAGALMGAGDVIAQQLVERRGLRGHHGPRTLKMMAIGFCFVGPVVGSWYRILDRLVPGNTKVVAVKKMVLDQGGFAPCFLGCFLAITGAMNGLSVQDNWSKIQQDYTDALMTNYCIWPPVQIANFYFVPLQHRLAVVQCVAIVWNCYLSWKANRM, encoded by the exons ATGGCGGCGCTGTGGAGGGGCTGCGGGCGGCGGCTGGCGCGGCGGCCCGGGGCGGCACAGGCGCTCACCGCCG GGGCCCTCATGGGAGCTGGGGATGTGATCGCACAGCAGCTGGTGGAGCGGCGGGGGCTGCGTGGGCACCATGGCCCCCGCACCCTGAAAATGATGGCCATTGGCTTCTGCTTCGTG GGCCCCGTTGTGGGCAGCTGGTACAGGATCCTGGATCGGCTCGTCCCGGGGAACACAAAAGTCGTGGCTGTCAAGAAGATGGTTCTGGACCAG GGGGGCTTCGCCCCGTGTTTCCTTGGCTGCTTCCTGGCCATCACGGGGGCCATGAACGGGCTGTCGGTGCAGGATAACTGGTCCAAGATCCAGCAG GACTACACAGATGCCCTGATGACCAACTACTGT aTCTGGCCACCCGTGCAGATTGCAAACTTCTACTTCGTGCCCCTGCAGCACAG gctgGCTGTCGTCCAGTGTGTTGCCATCGTCTGGAACTGCTACCTGTCCTGGAAAGCAAATCGGATGTGA
- the MPV17 gene encoding protein Mpv17 isoform X5, whose translation MLHLLRGPRCSAGLSAGSEELQLGWSRRGQSRLRHPEAGEQQQHWGRGPSHGQGMRGSHPPEWAVLVAGALMGAGDVIAQQLVERRGLRGHHGPRTLKMMAIGFCFVGPVVGSWYRILDRLVPGNTKVVAVKKMVLDQDYTDALMTNYCIWPPVQIANFYFVPLQHRLAVVQCVAIVWNCYLSWKANRM comes from the exons ATGCTGCACCTCCTGAGAGGCCCGAGGTGCTCAGCAGGGCTCAGTGCAGgcagtgaggagctgcagctgggatggagccggcggggccagAGCAGGCTCAGGCATCCCGAggcaggggagcagcagcagcactggggcagggggcccagccatgggcagggcatGCGGGGGTCTCACCCACCTGAATGGGCTGTGCTGGTCGCAGGGGCCCTCATGGGAGCTGGGGATGTGATCGCACAGCAGCTGGTGGAGCGGCGGGGGCTGCGTGGGCACCATGGCCCCCGCACCCTGAAAATGATGGCCATTGGCTTCTGCTTCGTG GGCCCCGTTGTGGGCAGCTGGTACAGGATCCTGGATCGGCTCGTCCCGGGGAACACAAAAGTCGTGGCTGTCAAGAAGATGGTTCTGGACCAG GACTACACAGATGCCCTGATGACCAACTACTGT aTCTGGCCACCCGTGCAGATTGCAAACTTCTACTTCGTGCCCCTGCAGCACAG gctgGCTGTCGTCCAGTGTGTTGCCATCGTCTGGAACTGCTACCTGTCCTGGAAAGCAAATCGGATGTGA
- the MPV17 gene encoding protein Mpv17 isoform X1, which produces MLHLLRGPRCSAGLSAGSEELQLGWSRRGQSRLRHPEAGEQQQHWGRGPSHGQGMRGSHPPEWAVLVAGALMGAGDVIAQQLVERRGLRGHHGPRTLKMMAIGFCFVGPVVGSWYRILDRLVPGNTKVVAVKKMVLDQGGFAPCFLGCFLAITGAMNGLSVQDNWSKIQQDYTDALMTNYCVSADLATRADCKLLLRAPAAQAGCRPVCCHRLELLPVLESKSDVRQKPCPTPVPSLCAA; this is translated from the exons ATGCTGCACCTCCTGAGAGGCCCGAGGTGCTCAGCAGGGCTCAGTGCAGgcagtgaggagctgcagctgggatggagccggcggggccagAGCAGGCTCAGGCATCCCGAggcaggggagcagcagcagcactggggcagggggcccagccatgggcagggcatGCGGGGGTCTCACCCACCTGAATGGGCTGTGCTGGTCGCAGGGGCCCTCATGGGAGCTGGGGATGTGATCGCACAGCAGCTGGTGGAGCGGCGGGGGCTGCGTGGGCACCATGGCCCCCGCACCCTGAAAATGATGGCCATTGGCTTCTGCTTCGTG GGCCCCGTTGTGGGCAGCTGGTACAGGATCCTGGATCGGCTCGTCCCGGGGAACACAAAAGTCGTGGCTGTCAAGAAGATGGTTCTGGACCAG GGGGGCTTCGCCCCGTGTTTCCTTGGCTGCTTCCTGGCCATCACGGGGGCCATGAACGGGCTGTCGGTGCAGGATAACTGGTCCAAGATCCAGCAG GACTACACAGATGCCCTGATGACCAACTACTGTGTGAGTGCTG aTCTGGCCACCCGTGCAGATTGCAAACTTCTACTTCGTGCCCCTGCAGCACAG gctgGCTGTCGTCCAGTGTGTTGCCATCGTCTGGAACTGCTACCTGTCCTGGAAAGCAAATCGGATGTGAGGCAGAAGCCGTGtcccacccctgtccccagcctgtgcgCTGCCTGA